From a region of the Cololabis saira isolate AMF1-May2022 chromosome 8, fColSai1.1, whole genome shotgun sequence genome:
- the sh2d5 gene encoding SH2 domain-containing protein 5 isoform X1 has translation MGEAPATGEGTVTRSAEYVGSFPVEDCCLDDQIEQLHTQLKSLKGCKRRRAVSLKFSNRGVKMYDEDETTLLMAHALHRVSLSTARPANAQFAFVSHNPGSIDAQLYCHVFKARHARAAQFLNLLLCRCFQLSYLEKHPEEAQDDSVGSLPRRNPSLLNHGFPLSVSALVSFRRAPFQGLLFSTKKSQKSSKNDQDEIFTTSSPSLMRKKAIRAKELCSGAYRSFTFTPQKHRSLQERLSASQGKDQDKKPVKRSRAPSLAETEEALAQAVWCWAGIATDSSYSLLADDVLGSYLLCQHPKKPKCGSLIIRFPSGLSTYLIENTHKGKFSLEKCKTEFSSIAELIEHYTEAQDELPCLLSCARVNHCYEWEENANAQKAAKLQRSPNRVKVKSTLKKEWV, from the exons ATGGGTGAGGCACCGGCCACAGGAGAGGGTACAGTGACTCGATCAGCAGAG TATGTGGGTTCATTTCCTGTGGAAGACTGCTGTTTGGACGACCAGATAGAGCAATTACACACACAGCTCAAGTCCCTGAAA GGATGCAAAAGAAGGAGGGCGGTATCCCTGAAGTTCTCCAATAGAGGGGTGAAAATGTATGACGAGGACGAGACG ACCCTCCTGATGGCCCACGCTCTGCACAGAGTCTCCCTGTCCACCGCTCGCCCCGCCAACGCCCAGTTTGCTTTTGTGTCCCATAATCCAGGCAGCATTGATGCACAACTCTACTGCCATGTCTTCAAAGCAAGGCATGCCAGAGCG GCCCAGTTCCTGAACCTTCTGCTGTGTCGGTGTTTCCAGTTGTCTTACTTGGAAAAGCACCCAGAAGAGGCCCAGGATGACTCTGTTGGCTCACTGCCTCGACGCAACCCCTCTCTGCTTAACCACGGCTTCCCTCTCAGTGTTAGTGCGCTGGTTTCCTTCAGAAGAGCTCCATTTCAAGGACTGTTGTTCAGCACAAAG aaAAGTCAGAAATCTTCCAAAAACGACCAAGATGAAATCTTCACCACGTCGTCTCCTTCTCTGATGCGCAAGAAAGCCATCCGCGCCAAGGAACTGTGTTCTGGTGCTTACCGCTCCTTCACCTTCACGCCGCAGAAACACCGTAGTCTGCAGGAGCGACTGAGCGCGTCTCAAG GAAAGGATCAAGACAAGAAGCCAGTGAAGAGATCCCGGGCTCCGAGCTTAGCCGAGACAGAGGAAGCCCTGGCTCAAGCTGTGTGGTGTTGGGCTGGTATCGCAAC TGACAGTAGCTATTCCCTCCTCGCAGATGATGTTCTGGGATCATACCTCCTGTGCCAACATCCTAAAAAACCCAAATGTGGTTCTCTCATCATACGCTTCCCCTCTGGCCTTTCAACCTACCTCATAGAAAACACTCACAAAGGGAAATTCTCACTAGAG AAATGCAAGACGGAGTTCAGCTCCATTGCTGAGCTGATTGAACATTACACGGAGGCCCAGGATGAGCTGCCATGTCTCCTGAGCTGTGCACGGGTGAACCACTGCTATGAGTGGGAGGAAAATGCGAACGCACAGAAGGCTGCAAAGCTGCAGAGAAGTCCGAACAGAGTCAAGGTCAAGAGCACTCTCAAAAAGGAGTGGGTTTAA
- the sh2d5 gene encoding SH2 domain-containing protein 5 isoform X2, translating to MGEAPATGEGTVTRSAEYVGSFPVEDCCLDDQIEQLHTQLKSLKGCKRRRAVSLKFSNRGVKMYDEDETTLLMAHALHRVSLSTARPANAQFAFVSHNPGSIDAQLYCHVFKARHARAAQFLNLLLCRCFQLSYLEKHPEEAQDDSVGSLPRRNPSLLNHGFPLSVSALVSFRRAPFQGLLFSTKKSQKSSKNDQDEIFTTSSPSLMRKKAIRAKELCSGAYRSFTFTPQKHRSLQERLSASQGGPGVHRALSRVRGLIRKGSRQEASEEIPGSELSRDRGSPGSSCVVLGWYRNMMFWDHTSCANILKNPNVVLSSYASPLAFQPTS from the exons ATGGGTGAGGCACCGGCCACAGGAGAGGGTACAGTGACTCGATCAGCAGAG TATGTGGGTTCATTTCCTGTGGAAGACTGCTGTTTGGACGACCAGATAGAGCAATTACACACACAGCTCAAGTCCCTGAAA GGATGCAAAAGAAGGAGGGCGGTATCCCTGAAGTTCTCCAATAGAGGGGTGAAAATGTATGACGAGGACGAGACG ACCCTCCTGATGGCCCACGCTCTGCACAGAGTCTCCCTGTCCACCGCTCGCCCCGCCAACGCCCAGTTTGCTTTTGTGTCCCATAATCCAGGCAGCATTGATGCACAACTCTACTGCCATGTCTTCAAAGCAAGGCATGCCAGAGCG GCCCAGTTCCTGAACCTTCTGCTGTGTCGGTGTTTCCAGTTGTCTTACTTGGAAAAGCACCCAGAAGAGGCCCAGGATGACTCTGTTGGCTCACTGCCTCGACGCAACCCCTCTCTGCTTAACCACGGCTTCCCTCTCAGTGTTAGTGCGCTGGTTTCCTTCAGAAGAGCTCCATTTCAAGGACTGTTGTTCAGCACAAAG aaAAGTCAGAAATCTTCCAAAAACGACCAAGATGAAATCTTCACCACGTCGTCTCCTTCTCTGATGCGCAAGAAAGCCATCCGCGCCAAGGAACTGTGTTCTGGTGCTTACCGCTCCTTCACCTTCACGCCGCAGAAACACCGTAGTCTGCAGGAGCGACTGAGCGCGTCTCAAGGTGGGCCAGGAGTTCACAGAGCGCTTTCAAGAGTCAGAGGGCTGATTAG GAAAGGATCAAGACAAGAAGCCAGTGAAGAGATCCCGGGCTCCGAGCTTAGCCGAGACAGAGGAAGCCCTGGCTCAAGCTGTGTGGTGTTGGGCTGGTATCGCAAC ATGATGTTCTGGGATCATACCTCCTGTGCCAACATCCTAAAAAACCCAAATGTGGTTCTCTCATCATACGCTTCCCCTCTGGCCTTTCAACCTACCTCATAG